The Epinephelus lanceolatus isolate andai-2023 chromosome 14, ASM4190304v1, whole genome shotgun sequence genome has a window encoding:
- the b3galt1b gene encoding beta-1,3-galactosyltransferase 1 produces the protein MPSKVSCLYLLTVVCWASALWYLSISRPTSTYVGHMSVPMRKTAKTPKNITFTNIHTRTLNPHAFEFVINEPKKCESAAPFLVILISTTHKEFDARQAIRETWGDESTFTDIRILTIFLLGRNTDPVLNQMVEQESQIFHDIVVENFIDSYHNLTLKTMMGMRWVATFCPKAQYVMKTDSDIFVNMDNLIYKLLKPTTKPRRRYFTGYVINGGPIRDMRSKWYMSRDLYPDSKYPPFCSGTGYVFSADVADLIFKTSLHTRLLHLEDVYVGLCLRKLGIHPYQNSGFNHWKMAYSLCRYRRVITVHQISPEEMHRIWNDMSSKKHLRC, from the coding sequence ATGCCTTCAAAAGTGTCATGTTTATACCTATTGACAGTGGTCTGCTGGGCGAGCGCTCTGTGGTACTTGAGTATATCTCGCCCAACCTCCACTTATGTTGGCCACATGTCTGTGCCTATGCGTAAGACTGcaaaaacccccaaaaacaTCACCTTCACCAACATTCACACCCGCACCCTTAACCCACATGCCTTTGAATTTGTCATCAATGAGCCGAAGAAGTGCGAAAGTGCCGCTCCCTTCCTGGTCATCCTCATCAGCACCACGCACAAGGAGTTTGATGCGCGGCAGGCCATCAGGGAGACCTGGGGGGATGAGAGCACATTCACCGACATCCGCATCCTCACCATCTTTCTGCTGGGCAGGAACACGGACCCCGTCCTGAACCAGATGGTGGAGCAGGAGAGCCAGATCTTCCATGACATTGTGGTGGAGAACTTTATTGATTCTTACCACAACCTCACCCTCAAGACCATGATGGGCATGCGCTGGGTAGCTACCTTCTGCCCCAAAGCACAGTATGTCATGAAGACGGACAGCGACATCTTTGTCAACATGGACAATCTAATCTACAAGCTCCTGAAGCCCACCACCAAGCCAAGACGGAGATATTTTACTGGCTATGTTATAAACGGCGGTCCCATACGGGATATGCGCAGTAAGTGGTACATGTCTAGGGACTTGTATCCTGACAGTAAATACCCACCGTTCTGCTCGGGCACTGGCTATGTGTTCTCAGCAGACGTTGCAGACCTAATCTTCAAGACTTCATTGCACACGAGACTGTTGCACCTGGAGGATGTGTATGTGGGACTGTGTTTGCGTAAGCTGGGTATACACCCATATCAGAACAGTGGTTTTAATCACTGGAAAATGGCCTACAGTCTGTGCAGGTACAGACGGGTCATTACCGTGCACCAGATCTCCCCTGAGGAGATGCACCGCATTTGGAACGACATGTCCAGCAAGAAGCACCTGCGATGTTAG